Proteins encoded within one genomic window of Prauserella marina:
- a CDS encoding nucleotidyltransferase family protein, translating to MNTAGLLLAAGAGRRFGTPKALVEVEGIPLVARAADALARGGCDPVLVVLGARAEDAAKLVPGPASTVFAPDWADGMGASLRTGLLALTNTGPDAVLVHLVDLPGVGADVIARLRAIAGPDIVARAAYAGVPGHPVLFGANWLAEIAASLRGDHGARGWLSGRRDVRLVECGDIGDGTDVDTPADLRL from the coding sequence GTGAACACGGCGGGGCTGCTGCTCGCGGCCGGAGCGGGCCGCCGCTTCGGCACCCCGAAGGCGCTCGTCGAGGTCGAGGGCATCCCGCTGGTCGCAAGGGCCGCCGACGCGCTGGCCCGTGGTGGGTGCGATCCGGTTCTCGTGGTTCTCGGCGCTCGCGCCGAGGACGCGGCGAAGCTGGTTCCCGGACCGGCGAGCACGGTGTTCGCGCCTGACTGGGCCGATGGCATGGGTGCCTCGCTGCGAACGGGGCTGCTGGCTCTCACGAATACCGGGCCTGACGCCGTGCTGGTGCATCTGGTCGACCTGCCAGGCGTGGGAGCCGACGTGATCGCGAGACTGCGCGCGATAGCCGGGCCGGACATCGTCGCGAGGGCCGCTTATGCCGGTGTGCCAGGACATCCCGTGCTCTTCGGCGCGAACTGGCTCGCCGAGATCGCCGCGAGCCTGCGCGGTGACCACGGGGCGCGAGGCTGGCTTTCCGGGCGCCGCGACGTGCGGCTGGTCGAGTGCGGCGACATCGGTGACGGCACCGACGTGGACACACCAGCCGATCTGAGGCTCTAG
- a CDS encoding AAA family ATPase: protein MTDETAEKLDSPEKLAQVLEGIGYLADTGVATAAFLALRMRRPLFCEGEPGTGKTSLAVALAEGLGLPLIRLQCHEGIDAAQALYEWDFPRQLLHLRALEAAGGGQLDAEVAEQSLYTERFLLARPLLKALTSAPCVLLVDEIDRADDEFEAFLLQLLDENAVTIPEYGEVKARTPPLVVLTSNRTREVHDALKRRCLYHWLEHPGLQREIAILRSRIPGIGERLAEQVAESVHRLRAMELLKPPGVAETLDWARALRTLGRDGLDAEVAAATLGAVLKYSEDLDRVKAQLDTLLA from the coding sequence GTGACGGACGAAACGGCGGAGAAGCTCGACTCACCGGAAAAGCTGGCCCAGGTACTGGAAGGTATCGGCTACCTCGCCGATACCGGTGTGGCGACCGCCGCGTTCCTCGCGTTGCGGATGCGCAGACCCCTGTTCTGCGAGGGCGAGCCCGGCACCGGCAAGACGTCGCTCGCGGTGGCACTGGCCGAAGGGCTCGGCCTGCCGCTGATCCGGTTGCAGTGCCACGAGGGAATCGACGCGGCACAGGCACTGTACGAGTGGGACTTTCCCCGCCAGCTTCTTCATCTGCGCGCGCTTGAGGCCGCCGGGGGAGGACAACTCGACGCCGAGGTCGCCGAGCAGTCCCTTTACACCGAACGGTTTCTGCTGGCGAGGCCACTGCTCAAGGCGTTGACGAGCGCGCCGTGCGTGTTGCTGGTCGACGAGATCGACAGGGCCGACGACGAGTTCGAGGCGTTCCTGTTGCAGCTGCTCGACGAGAACGCCGTCACCATTCCCGAGTACGGCGAGGTGAAGGCGCGAACCCCGCCGCTGGTGGTGCTCACGTCCAACCGCACCCGCGAGGTGCACGACGCGCTGAAACGCCGCTGTCTCTACCACTGGCTCGAACATCCGGGCTTGCAGCGGGAGATCGCGATCCTGCGCAGCCGGATCCCCGGCATCGGCGAGCGGCTTGCCGAGCAGGTCGCCGAGTCGGTACATCGGCTGCGCGCCATGGAACTGCTGAAACCGCCCGGTGTCGCCGAGACGCTGGACTGGGCGAGGGCGCTGCGGACACTGGGTCGCGACGGACTGGACGCCGAGGTCGCGGCGGCCACGCTCGGCGCGGTGC